GGCGGCAGAGGTTGCAGATAATTAAAACATTGTAAAAATACAAAAATGAAAAACAATATGATGTCAAAATTTATTAAAGTCTTTTTAGTGCTAATATTTGTTTCTACATATGTGTGGGCAAATAACGTACAAGTAACGGGAGTTTCTCGTACAGGAACAGATAGAAATGATATTCAATTTCAACTTTCATGGGAAAACAGCTGGAATTCTACAGGTGTTCCTGGAAATCATGATGCTGTATGGGTTTTTATAAAATACAGAGAGTGCGATTTAGGTGGAGAATGGAATCATGCCTTATTAAGCACAACTATGACAGATCATTCCTTTGGCTCAAATTTAACCTATGCTAAACCTATTTCTGTAAATGATAGATTTGGTAACGCCGGAAATCATAATACAGGAGTTTTAATAAGGCGTTCTACTATCGGCAAGGGTGATATTTCTCCTCAAACTATCAGCCTTAAAATTGTTGGAGCATCCAATGGTGTTTCATTAGATCCAGCAAAGGAATTTGATATTAAAGTTTTTGCAATAGAAATGGTGCAAATACCTGCCGGAGAATTTTATGCTGGAGATGGAACTAGCACATATACACTATATAAAAAAGGAACAGGTTACGGAACATCTTATGGCTATATGCCTCATCAAATTACTGCTGAAAACAGTACTGATACTATAAGTTTTGGAAATTATTATTATTTTGTAATTCTCAATTCTAATTTTCCAAAAGGATATGATGAATTTTATATGATGAAATATGAAATTACACAAGGACAATACTGCGATTTTTTAAATACAATTGCATCTGCTGCAGCTGTAAACCGTGCATACATAGTTAACACTACTGGTGGTATGTGTCATATTGCTTTTTCAAATATATATTATGGAAATTATCCAGATAGAGCAATGCCTTTCATGAGTTATAATGATCTTTTATCATATTTAGACTGGGCTGCTCTTAGACCAATGACCGAACTTGAGTTTGAAAAAGCATGTAGAGGTCCTAAAGA
Above is a window of Bacteroidales bacterium DNA encoding:
- a CDS encoding SUMF1/EgtB/PvdO family nonheme iron enzyme, which translates into the protein MKNNMMSKFIKVFLVLIFVSTYVWANNVQVTGVSRTGTDRNDIQFQLSWENSWNSTGVPGNHDAVWVFIKYRECDLGGEWNHALLSTTMTDHSFGSNLTYAKPISVNDRFGNAGNHNTGVLIRRSTIGKGDISPQTISLKIVGASNGVSLDPAKEFDIKVFAIEMVQIPAGEFYAGDGTSTYTLYKKGTGYGTSYGYMPHQITAENSTDTISFGNYYYFVILNSNFPKGYDEFYMMKYEITQGQYCDFLNTIASAAAVNRAYIVNTTGGMCHIAFSNIYYGNYPDRAMPFMSYNDLLSYLDWAALRPMTELEFEKACRGPKDIVPNEYAWGKDKYIEAINISGSVSGSEICTDSAANLHCSGANTYCYGGVFVGSYSYGPLEVGIFARNNTLTREGSGGSYYGVMELSGNVWEQCVQINLNEVYNATATTSPYTGIWGDGQLTGYGLFNTSSWQTSGWFILKGGAYNNNANNCRVSDREYRNRTDYNSRGAGGRGVR